Below is a genomic region from Acidobacteriota bacterium.
CCGGCGGTCCAGTCACGCCTCGCCGAAGAGCCGGAGGCGTTCACCGCCTGGTTCAAGCTCGCTCTCGACGGACTCGTGGCTCGCGGGCTTCCCGGGCAGCGTGCCGACAGCATCTGAGTCCGGTCGGCGTTCCCGGTCCTGGTGAGGTTCCAGCAGGTCGTGAGTCGGCCGAGGCGATACAATAGGCCCCGCCGGAGGGGCCATGGAGCGATGCGACTCATCGTCGGCGGTGAGGGCTCGGCAGCAGGGATTGGGACGCCGGCGTTTTCTCGGCCGGATGATCGCCGCCGGAGCGTCGCTGGCGGCGGCGGGGGCGGTTCCGCGACTCGCCGCCCAGAGCCGGTTCCTGACCGCTGCGACGCTCGATGATGGATTCGAGCTGTACTACGAGGTGCACGGCGAGGGACCGGTCGTGGTGTTCGCGCACGGCGCCGGCGGGACGCATCTGAGCTGGTGGCAACAGATCCCGGCGATGTCCGAGCACTTCGAGTGCGTTACCTTCGATCATCGGGGCTTCGGCTACTCTCGCGACGTGCCGTCCGGACCGGGCCGGGCCGCGTTCGTCGACGATCTCCACGGACTCCTCGAGCACCTGGGCATCGGCCGGGTGGCGCTCGTCGGACAGTCCATGGGCGGTTGGACCACGCTCGGGTTCGCCTCCGCCTGGCCGGAGCGGGTCAGTGCGCTCGTGTTGTGCGACACCCCCGGCGGGTACACGGACCCGGAGGTCGCCCGTCTGATGCAGCGGCGGCCGGCCGAGCGCGGGGCGTTCGCCCCGTCGTTCGGCGAGCGCGAACCGGAGCTCGCGTTCCTGTACCGCGAGATCCAGCGGTCGACGCTCGATCGCACGCCGGGCGGCGGCCCGCGGGCCGCGTCGGGACTGCTCTCGGCGTCGACCGACATCGGCCCGATCGTCGCACACCAGATCCCGACGTTGTTCGTCGTCGGCGAAGAGGACTCGATCTTTCCGCCGGCGGCGCTCGAGGCGATGCACCGCAAGATGCCGGGCTCCGAGTTCGCGCTCGTGCCGGGGGCCGGGCATTCGGTCTACTACGAGAAGCCGGCGCTGTTCAACCGCCTCGTGATCGAGTTTCTGAGACGACACGCGTCCGCCGCCCGCGGCTAGGAGTCTGCGCCGTAGAACGGCGTAGACTTCTAGTCAGGCCCGGCTGGGCGGCAATCGGAGGCCGCAGCGCGACCGCAGCGGTCGCGTTCGGCGACGATTGTCGGGCTAGGGCCCTCCGCGTGCGGTCGGAGCAAGGAGTCGACATGTCCAGGTTGGCAATGACGATGAGGAGGCAGACATGTCTGCACGCAGGATGAAGGTCGCGGCGGTCGTCGTTCTCGGCGGGCTGCTGGCGGCCGGTGCGCCGCCGGTTGCGGCGCAGACCGACAACGGCGAGTGGCGGAGCTACGGCGGCGACATCGCGAACACGCGCTATTCGCCGCTGGATCAGATCGACGCCGGGAACTTCGATGATCTGGAGGTCGCCTGGCGGCTCCGGACCGCCAACTTCGGGTCGGAGCCCGAGTTCAACTTCCAGGCGACGCCGCTGATGGTGGACGGCGTGATCTACACCACGGCGGGCCTGCGCCGGGCGGCGATCGCGGCGGACGCGGCGACCGGCGAGTTGCTCTGGATGCACCGCCTCGACGAGGGCGAGCGGGCCGCGGTGGCGCCGCGGCGCCGGTCCGGCCGCGGGCTGGCGTACCGCGACGACGGGGGCGACGGGCAGATCTTCTACGTGACGCCCGGCTACCGGCTCGTCGGCCTGCACGCGAAGACCGGCGAGCGCCTGGCCGACTTCGGCGAGAACGGGATCATCGACCTGATGCAGAACATGGATCAGGAGATCGACCCGCTGGCCGGCGAGATCGGCCTGCACGCGACGCCGCTCGTGGCCGGCGACACCATCGTGGTCGGGGCCGCCCACGTTCCCGGCAGCGCGCCGCGCTCGATGCGCAACACGAAGGGTTACATCCGGGGCTTCGACGCGAATACCGGCGTCCGCAAGTGGATCTTCCACACGATCCCGGGCGCCGACGAGTTCGGCAACGACAGTTGGCTGAACGACTCGTGGCGCTACACCGGCAACACCGGGGTGTGGGGGCAGATCAGCGCCGACCTCGAGCTGGGCATCGTCTATCTGCCGACCGAGATGCCGACCAACGACTACTACGGCGGCCACCGCCACGGCGACAACCTGTTCTCGGACAGCATCGTCGCGGTGGACATCGACACCGGCGAACGGTTGTGGCATCTGCAGGTGATTCAGCACGACGTCTGGGACTGGGACTTTCCCTGCGCGCCGGTGCTGGTCGACGTGGAGATCGACGGCGTCATGCGGAAACTCATCGCGCAGCCGAGCAAGCAGTCGTGGCTGTACGTCCTCGACCGCGTGACCGGCGAGCCGATCTGGCCGATCGAGGAGCGCGAGATGCCGCCGTCCGACGTGCCGGGCGAGCTGCTGTCGCCGACCCAGCCGTTCCCGACCCATCCGCCCCCCTACGACCGGCAGGGGGTTGGCATCGAGGACCTGATCGACTTCACGCCGGAGTTGCGCGCCGCGGCGGAGGAGCTCGTTTCGAACTTCCGCATCGGGCCGATCTTCACGCCCCCGGTGGTGGCCGAGACGGACGGGCCGTGGGGCACGCTGATGCTGCCGTCGGCCGGCGGCGGCGCCAACTGGCCGGGCGGCTCGGTCGATCCCGAGACCGGCATCTTCTACCAGTACTCCTTCACCCAGGTCACCTCGCTCGGCCTGGTGAACGACCCGGAGCGCTCGGACATGGACTTCATCCGGGGGAATCCTCCGGGGGTGCCCGCGCGTCTGCGCGCGTTGAACATTCGCGGGCTACCGCTCATCAAGCCGCCGTGGGGCCGCATCACCGCCATCGATCTGTCGACGGGCGACTTTCTCTGGCAGATTCCGCACGGCGAGACGCCCGACAACGTCCGTAACCACCCCGCGTTGCAGGGCGTCGACATCCCGCGCACCGGCCGCATCGGCCGCGTCGGCACCCTGATCACCAAGACGCTGGTGATTGCGGGCGAGCCGGGCACGTTCACCACGCCGTCGGGCGAGGTGGGAGCGATGCTGCGCGCCTACGACAAGGCGTCGGGCGAGGAGATGGGCGCGGTCTACATGCCGGCGTCGGTGTCGGGCTCGCCGATGACGTACCTGCACGAGGGGCGGCAGTACATCGTGACCGCCATCGGTGGAGCCGGATTCCCCGGGGAGTTGATCGCCTACCGCTTGCCGGAATAGCGCCGGGGGGCGTCATCCGGCCGGCTCGGCTCCGAACCGGTCGGGGGGCGCCCCCGCGCATGCGCCACCGGCACCGCGGCGGGCTGCGCGCATCAGACGGTCCTCGGGGGCGCCGGCAGCCCCCGGGTCAGTCCCTCGAAGAGCAGCCTCAAGCCCACGTTCGAACGCACCAGCGCGCTGGTCACCGCGGTCACCGCCCGCACGCTGAGACGCGAGATCTTCACCTCGTCGCCGCTCCTGAACGCCGGCGTGGCGTGGATGCGCCGTAGCGTGAGCACGGCCATGCCCAGCGGCCAGAGGCAGAAGCGGCGAATGCCGGTTTCCCCGGGGGGGAGCATCAGGACGAAGCGCAGCGCGTCGGTGAGGTGGCGGCGGGTGATTGCGACCAGCTCCGACAAACCGTCGGCGAAGCCGGGGGCGGGCTGTCCGGCGGACAGCGAGCACAGCTCGAAGCCGGTCGTCCGAAAGACGTCGCGCGGCAGCCAGCACGCGCCCCGGCGCCGGTCCTCCCAGATGTCCTTCAGGATGTTGACCATCTGCAGCCCCTGGCCGAACGAGACCGACAGCGCGAACAGTTCGTCGCGTCGCCGGCGGATATCGGGGGAGTAGTCACAGAAGAGGTCGGTGAGCGTTTCGCCGACGACGCCCGCGACGTGGTAGCAATAGCGGTTCAGGTGCGGGAGGTCCTCGAGTCCTTCCGGCGTCGCCCTCTGCTGGAACTCCGCCATTCCGCGCGACATCACGCGCACGCAGCGTTCGATGGCGCGGCGCTGGACGGTGCGGAACCCCCTGGTGACGCGAACCACCCGGGCGGTGTTGGCGACCAGATCCTGCTCGCGCTCCGTGCTCGATGACGACAACAGCGCGCCGAGCTCGCGGGAGAACGGCGCCACCTCGGCGCGGCCGGCGACCACGTCGATGAAGCGCTCCGAGAACGCCTGCTTCTGGGCGGGGGACAGCGCCGGCTCGTCCTCTATGGTGTCCGCGATCCGGCACAGCGCGTACACGTTGCCGACGACGTCGCGCAGCGGGTTCGGGAGCTGCGGAATGTTGAGGGCGAAGGTCCGCGAGACGCCCTGCAGGATCTCCGACTGGTAGGCGAGGTCGCTCTGCGCCGGTCCTGTCGGCGAGGAAGCCGTCATCGGCCGCCATCCTAGCCCGAAAACCGTCGCCTGTGGCTCCGCTTTCCTCCCAGCCGTGCCTGACCAGCCGTCTGCACCGCCTCCGCGGCGCAGACTCCCGGCCCTGAAATGGTCGCTCTGTGGCTCCGCTTTCCTGCTATCCTTCGCGACGCGACGAAGAAGGAGCCGAACGTGCCAATACAGCGCATGCACATCGCGTCGATCATCGTGCTCGCCGGATTGCTGGCGGCCGGCACGGCACCGGCGGCGGCGCAGACCGACAACGGCGAGTGGCGCAGCTACGGCGGCGACATCGCCAACACGCGCTACTCGGCGCTCGACCGGATCACCGCCGACAACTTCGACGACCTGGAGGTCGCCTGGCGGCTGAACACGGCCAACTTCGGGCCGGAGCCGGAGTTCAACTTCCAGGCGACGCCGCTGATGGTCGACGGCGTGCTGTACTCGACGGCCGGCCTGCGGCGGGCGGCAATCGCGGCGGACGCGGGCACCGGCGAGCTGCTCTGGATGCACCGCCTCGACGAGGGCGAGCGCGCCGAGGTGGCGCCGCGGCGGCGCTCGGGTCGCGGGCTGGCCTACCGCGACAACGGCGGCGACGGGGAGATCTTCTACGTCACCCCCGGGTACCGGCTGGTCGGACTCGACGCGAAGACGGGCGAGCGGCTGTCCCACTTCGGCGAGGACGGCATCGTCGACCTGATGCGGAACATGGATCAGGATATCGATCCGCTGTCGGGCGAGATCGGCCTGCACGCCACGCCGCTCGTGGCCGGCGACACCATCGTCGTGGGCGCGGCGCCCGTGCCCGGCGGCCGGCCCCGCTCGATGCGCAACACGAAGGGCTACATCCGCGGCTTCGACGCCGATACCGGCGAACGGAAGTGGATCTTCCACACGATTCCGGGGGCGGACGAGTTCGGCAACGACACGTGGCTGAACGAATCGTGGCGCTACACCGGCAACACCGGGGTGTGGGGGCAGATCAGCGTCGACCTGGAAGAAGGCATCGTCTACCTGCCCACCGAGATGCCGACCAACGACTACTACGGCGGTCACCGCCACGGCGACAACCTTTACTCGGACAGCCTCGTGGCGGTGGACATCGAGACGGGCGACCGGCTGTGGCACTTCCAGTTCATCCATCACGACGTGTGGGACTGGGACCTGCCCTGCGCGCCGATCCTGGCCGACGTCATGATCGACGGCGAGCTGCGCAAGATCGTGGCGCAGCCGAGCAAGCAGTCGTGGCTGTACGTCTTCGACCGGGTGACCGGCGAGCCGATCTGGCCGATCGAGGAGCGGGAGGTCGAGCCGTCGGATGTGCCGGGCGAGCTGCTGGCGCCGACCCAGCCCTACGTGACGAAGCCCCCGGCGTACGATCGGCAGGGGGTCGATGTTGACGACCTGATCGACCTGACGCCCGAGCTGCGGCGGCGCGCCGAGGAGATCGCGTCGCGGCACCTGATGGGGCCGATCTTCACCCCGCCCACCGTCTCGGAGGCGGACGGCGTCTACGGCACCCTGATGCTGCCGTCGCAGGCCGGCGGGACGAACTGGCCCGGCGGGTCGCTGGATCCGGAAACCGGCATCATCTACCTGTACACGTTCACGCAGATGGTGTCGCTCGGTCTGGTCAACGATCCCGAGCTCTCGGACATGAACTTCATCCGCGGGCGCGGGGAGGGCATCTCGGCTCGCGAGGCGTCGCTGACCATCGAAGGGATCCCGATCGTCAAGCCGCCGTGGGGCCGCATCACCGCGATCGACCTCAAGGCGGGGGAGATTCTCTGGCAGGTGCCGCACGGCGAGACGCCGGACAACATCCGCAACCACCGGCTGCTCGAGGGTGTCGACGTGCCGCGGACCGGCCGCATCGGGCGGGTGGGAACGCTGAACACGCCGACCATGGTCATCGCGGGCGAGGCGGGCACTTTCACCACGCCGTCGGGCGAGGTAGGCGCGATGCTCCGCGCCTACGACAAGATGTCGGGCGAGGAGCTCGGCGCCGTCTACATGCCGGCCGGGGTGACCGGGTCGCCGATGACCTACCTGCACGAAGGGCGGCAGTACATCGTCACGGCGATCGGCGGCGCCGGGTTCCCGGGCGAGCTGATCGCCTACCGGCTGCCGGAGGAGTAGACGCTCCGGCGGCGGTTTCTTCGTCGCCGGTCCCCGGGCCTGGGCTGGGATCCCGCACCCGTAGCTGCTTCACCGGCTCGAAGTGCCTGCGGTTGCGGGTGACGAGGGTCAGGTCGTACTCGATCGCCGTCGCCGCGATGAGGGCGTCGGGCGTGGCGATGCCGGTCTCGCGGCGAATCCGGCCGGCCCGCTCGGCTACGCTGCGGCCCACCGCCAGTTCCCGGAAGGGATCGAGAAGCCGCTGGACGAGCGCCGATCCGACCGCGCCGGAGAGCAGCTCGCACCGGGTGATGACCGAGTAGTGGACCCGGTTCCGACCTGGTTTCAGTGCTCTGGCGCCGCGCAGATGGTCGATGAAGACGTCCGTGTCGACCAGCAGGTCAGCCACCGGATCGTCCGGGAACTCTAAGCCGGTCGGATCGGGCCTCCCAGTCGTCGCGCGCCGGGGCGCGTGCCTCCGGTGCGGCGCCGAACGTGCTCTCGAGGGCGTTCGTCGGATCGACCGGTGCCTGTTCGATGTACATCTCTACCGCCTCGCGAACGACAGATGCGAGGCTCGTGCCCCGTGCGCCTGCAATCTCGTCGAGGCGCTGGCGCTGCGACGACCGCAGGTAGATCTGCGTGCGGGTGGCAGGCATACAGCGCAGTATACAGCAACCGGACGTGTCTCGCGCCTCCGTCCATCACGAGGGTCGGGCGCGTTGCCGTTACCGTCGCTCTTCGATGCGGTAGAGGTGGTTGTCGCTGCGGATGAACAGTGCGCCGTCCGCGACCGCCATCGAGGCCAGCGTCAGTCCATCGAGCTGGTTCCGGGCCAGCACACGGAACTCGGGGCCGGGAGCGAGCACCGTCGTCACGCCCTCTTCGTTCTGGAAGTAGATCCGCCCGTCGACGAACACCGGCGAGGCGGCGTGGTTGCCGCCCAGTCGTTGCTGCCAGTGGATGTCGCCGGTCAGTGCGTCGACGCAGGTCGCGATGCCGAAGTCGGTGACGACGTACAGCTCGTCGCCGACCAGGATCGGCGAGGGCGTGAGCGGCGCCCCGCGGCGGAGCCGCCAGGCGACGTGCGAGCGCGTGACGTCGCCCTCTCCGTCGGCGCGCACCGCGAGCAGGGTCGGGGCCTGGAAGCCGGTCGACAGGTAGACGAGCCCGTGGCCGTAGATGGGCCGCGGGACGTTCGAAAAGCCGTTCGGATAGCGGACCCGCCAAATCTCGCGCCCGGTCTCCGGGTCATGCCCGCTGGCGCGGAACGCGCTGACGTTGAAAATCTGGTCGCGGTCCCCCACGCGAATGAGGAGCGGCGTCGAGTAGGCCTGCGACACGGGATCGGGACGGGTCGACCGCCAGCGTTCCTCGCCGGTGCGCGCGTCCACCGCGACGAGATAGGCCGTGTCGTAGCCGTCGATGCTGATCACGAGCCGGCCGTCGTGCAGGATGGGCGAGCCGCCGTTCCCGTGCTGCGAGATGTAGGGGAAGCGTGTGCGCCACAGGACGTCGCCCGACGTGCTGACTGCCGCCGTACCGGTCGCGCCGAAGTGCACGTACACCCGCTCGCCGTCCGGGTCGAGGACCGGGGTCGGCGAGGCGAAGCTGTTCTTCGGATTGAGCAGGTAGGTCTCGTCGCTGCCGAACACCTCCACGTCGAGGGTGTTGGCCCCGGTTTCGACGTCGTAGGCCAGTAGCCGGAGCGAGCTGCCGTCGGCCGGATCGGTGACGGCCGTGGTCAGCCAGATACGGCCGTCGGCGATGACGGGTGACGACCAGCCGCGGCCTTCTACCGGCGCCTTCCACGTGACGTTCTCCGTCTCGCTCCACTCCAGCGGTACCGCTGCATCGGGAGCGTGCCCCTGGCCGGTCGGTCCACGGAACTGCGGCCAGTCGGCGGCGCGGGCGATGGCGCCGGCGCACCAGAGGATGGAGACGACCGCGACGGTCGAGACGGCCAGCCGCGGGACGGTCGAGGCGCCCTTGTGCATCGCTTTCTCCCTTGCCGGCATTGTATACGGCGGTCGGATTGCAGGACGGCCGGGCAATTGCGAAGCCGGATTCCAGCGAGTCCGCATCGCCGGTCCGGTGTGGCATGATGGGAGGCGGGATCGGCGAGGAGGACGGGAATGGCGACGGAGCACACGGGCGAATACGGCGGCGTCGCGCAGGTCGAGGGCGATGCCGCCCCGGATAGCGCCGAAGCAGCGCCGGCGATGGAGTTTCCCGGCTGCGACTCCATCCCCATGACGTGGGAGGATGTCTGGGCCTACGACGGACGTATCGAGTACTGGGATCGCGCGTCGTCGACGGCGCAGGTCCTGCGCGACGCCGGTCCGGTCCACGAGAGCCCGCCCAACGTCCTGAGCGAGATCCTGACCCGGATCTCCCAGGAGCGCGGATCGCGCATCCGCTGCTACGGCGCGGTCTACCTGATGGAGCGGGACGGGGCGGGCCGACCCCGGCGGGTGATGGTCGCGGACCAGACCATCTACCTGCGTCCGGGGCGCTGGAAGCCGAGCGACCCGGCCATCATCCGGGACGAAGACCCGTTGCCGAACGTGATCCTGGAGGTGGATCACACCACCGACGTCCGCCGCAACAAGCTCGGGTTGTACGAATCCTGGGGGTTTCCGGAAGTGTGGGTGGGGACGCCGGACACCCCGTCGCCGAACCGCCCGCGGGGGCTCCGGCCGGGCCTGACGATCTACCGGCTCGACGGGGGGCGTTTCCGGGTGTCCGCGGAGAGCCGCGCGTTTCCGGGATGGCCGGCGGCCAGGATCCATGTTTCGCTGAACGAGTCGCACATGAGCCCCCGAACCCTGACCGACCTGACCCGCGTGGGCCGCAGGCTGGGCGGGCAGGAAGGCACGACCCCGGACGACGATCCGCAGATCGGCCGCCACCGCCGGCAGGCCCACGGAACCGGTCTGCGGGCAGGGCGCGCCGAGGGGGTCGCCGCACAACGGGTGCTCCTGGGCCGCTTGGCATCACGCAAGTTCGACCCCGCGACCGCGGAGCGGTTGGCAGCGGTCCTGGCCGGGGTCGACGATCCCGGGCGCCTCGCCGCGATCGGCGGCCGGATCATCGACTGCGACGACGGCGCCGCGCTGTTGGCTGAACTCTCCTGAAGCGAGCCCGGCGCTGGAGTTGCGCGAACAGTTGAGTCCGGAAGAAGAGGACGACCCGTCGAATCGCAATCACCGTGGCGGAGAGGGTGCTGTTGGCGGAGAAGACCGACGAGCGGGCGTTTGCCAACGAACTTCGCATGCTGGCCGCCGTCAAG
It encodes:
- a CDS encoding alpha/beta fold hydrolase; this encodes MERCDSSSAVRARQQGLGRRRFLGRMIAAGASLAAAGAVPRLAAQSRFLTAATLDDGFELYYEVHGEGPVVVFAHGAGGTHLSWWQQIPAMSEHFECVTFDHRGFGYSRDVPSGPGRAAFVDDLHGLLEHLGIGRVALVGQSMGGWTTLGFASAWPERVSALVLCDTPGGYTDPEVARLMQRRPAERGAFAPSFGEREPELAFLYREIQRSTLDRTPGGGPRAASGLLSASTDIGPIVAHQIPTLFVVGEEDSIFPPAALEAMHRKMPGSEFALVPGAGHSVYYEKPALFNRLVIEFLRRHASAARG
- a CDS encoding PQQ-binding-like beta-propeller repeat protein; translated protein: MSARRMKVAAVVVLGGLLAAGAPPVAAQTDNGEWRSYGGDIANTRYSPLDQIDAGNFDDLEVAWRLRTANFGSEPEFNFQATPLMVDGVIYTTAGLRRAAIAADAATGELLWMHRLDEGERAAVAPRRRSGRGLAYRDDGGDGQIFYVTPGYRLVGLHAKTGERLADFGENGIIDLMQNMDQEIDPLAGEIGLHATPLVAGDTIVVGAAHVPGSAPRSMRNTKGYIRGFDANTGVRKWIFHTIPGADEFGNDSWLNDSWRYTGNTGVWGQISADLELGIVYLPTEMPTNDYYGGHRHGDNLFSDSIVAVDIDTGERLWHLQVIQHDVWDWDFPCAPVLVDVEIDGVMRKLIAQPSKQSWLYVLDRVTGEPIWPIEEREMPPSDVPGELLSPTQPFPTHPPPYDRQGVGIEDLIDFTPELRAAAEELVSNFRIGPIFTPPVVAETDGPWGTLMLPSAGGGANWPGGSVDPETGIFYQYSFTQVTSLGLVNDPERSDMDFIRGNPPGVPARLRALNIRGLPLIKPPWGRITAIDLSTGDFLWQIPHGETPDNVRNHPALQGVDIPRTGRIGRVGTLITKTLVIAGEPGTFTTPSGEVGAMLRAYDKASGEEMGAVYMPASVSGSPMTYLHEGRQYIVTAIGGAGFPGELIAYRLPE
- a CDS encoding phytoene/squalene synthase family protein — encoded protein: MTASSPTGPAQSDLAYQSEILQGVSRTFALNIPQLPNPLRDVVGNVYALCRIADTIEDEPALSPAQKQAFSERFIDVVAGRAEVAPFSRELGALLSSSSTEREQDLVANTARVVRVTRGFRTVQRRAIERCVRVMSRGMAEFQQRATPEGLEDLPHLNRYCYHVAGVVGETLTDLFCDYSPDIRRRRDELFALSVSFGQGLQMVNILKDIWEDRRRGACWLPRDVFRTTGFELCSLSAGQPAPGFADGLSELVAITRRHLTDALRFVLMLPPGETGIRRFCLWPLGMAVLTLRRIHATPAFRSGDEVKISRLSVRAVTAVTSALVRSNVGLRLLFEGLTRGLPAPPRTV
- a CDS encoding PQQ-binding-like beta-propeller repeat protein; amino-acid sequence: MVALWLRFPAILRDATKKEPNVPIQRMHIASIIVLAGLLAAGTAPAAAQTDNGEWRSYGGDIANTRYSALDRITADNFDDLEVAWRLNTANFGPEPEFNFQATPLMVDGVLYSTAGLRRAAIAADAGTGELLWMHRLDEGERAEVAPRRRSGRGLAYRDNGGDGEIFYVTPGYRLVGLDAKTGERLSHFGEDGIVDLMRNMDQDIDPLSGEIGLHATPLVAGDTIVVGAAPVPGGRPRSMRNTKGYIRGFDADTGERKWIFHTIPGADEFGNDTWLNESWRYTGNTGVWGQISVDLEEGIVYLPTEMPTNDYYGGHRHGDNLYSDSLVAVDIETGDRLWHFQFIHHDVWDWDLPCAPILADVMIDGELRKIVAQPSKQSWLYVFDRVTGEPIWPIEEREVEPSDVPGELLAPTQPYVTKPPAYDRQGVDVDDLIDLTPELRRRAEEIASRHLMGPIFTPPTVSEADGVYGTLMLPSQAGGTNWPGGSLDPETGIIYLYTFTQMVSLGLVNDPELSDMNFIRGRGEGISAREASLTIEGIPIVKPPWGRITAIDLKAGEILWQVPHGETPDNIRNHRLLEGVDVPRTGRIGRVGTLNTPTMVIAGEAGTFTTPSGEVGAMLRAYDKMSGEELGAVYMPAGVTGSPMTYLHEGRQYIVTAIGGAGFPGELIAYRLPEE
- a CDS encoding type II toxin-antitoxin system VapC family toxin, producing the protein MRRTPSRARSAPHRRHAPRRATTGRPDPTGLEFPDDPVADLLVDTDVFIDHLRGARALKPGRNRVHYSVITRCELLSGAVGSALVQRLLDPFRELAVGRSVAERAGRIRRETGIATPDALIAATAIEYDLTLVTRNRRHFEPVKQLRVRDPSPGPGTGDEETAAGASTPPAAGRRSARPGTRRRRSP
- a CDS encoding ribbon-helix-helix protein, CopG family — translated: MPATRTQIYLRSSQRQRLDEIAGARGTSLASVVREAVEMYIEQAPVDPTNALESTFGAAPEARAPARDDWEARSDRLRVPGRSGG
- a CDS encoding PQQ-binding-like beta-propeller repeat protein, whose amino-acid sequence is MHKGASTVPRLAVSTVAVVSILWCAGAIARAADWPQFRGPTGQGHAPDAAVPLEWSETENVTWKAPVEGRGWSSPVIADGRIWLTTAVTDPADGSSLRLLAYDVETGANTLDVEVFGSDETYLLNPKNSFASPTPVLDPDGERVYVHFGATGTAAVSTSGDVLWRTRFPYISQHGNGGSPILHDGRLVISIDGYDTAYLVAVDARTGEERWRSTRPDPVSQAYSTPLLIRVGDRDQIFNVSAFRASGHDPETGREIWRVRYPNGFSNVPRPIYGHGLVYLSTGFQAPTLLAVRADGEGDVTRSHVAWRLRRGAPLTPSPILVGDELYVVTDFGIATCVDALTGDIHWQQRLGGNHAASPVFVDGRIYFQNEEGVTTVLAPGPEFRVLARNQLDGLTLASMAVADGALFIRSDNHLYRIEERR